The DNA segment TTTAAAAACTATACAAGAATTTACAAATACAACTTTCTCTGCCCTTACTTTTACTTTCAGATCATAATTATGCATACATCTCCATAATTTCGAAAACAAAATTGGAAAAAGTAAATAGATGTGTAACAGAAATGTCCGTGCTTCACAGACAAAGGTAGGCATTACGAAGGGAATGTCTGTTTTCTCAGCACAACAAATCGAGTTGTTAACTATATGGACTGCAATAAATGATTTACTGGCCAGAATACCTTAGATTGGTACAACAACCTGCTATGTGCAGAACTAAGGAGGAAGGGatctgaagaagaagagaagaggcCGGGGGGGCACGAAGGGGGAGGTAGATATGAAGGGTGGAGGGAACTATATTagtatttcttttatttatttattttttgatttttatttttttaataaggaAAGATCGTCAGCTCACGCACCGAATGTGCGTGTAAATCACTCATTTTGTCCACTTCAGCCATATCAATGCCACATAGGCTCGGTCAACGTTAAGTCTTACTTTAATTAAGTTGAGGTGTTTGGATGAAACTTTATGGAGTATAGGGACCGGGATGACAATCCGAAACTAGTACAAGTGTCTCCCAGGCTATTCTGCCTTTAGTTTTCATCAAATACATAAGCTGACTGAATTTTACCGGAAAGGCAGAGATGAAGGATAATACCTATTATCTGGTTAGATCAAAGGTCTCTCAACATCAGGGACCTATGAAGGTCTCTAAGAAACATCAGAGGATATCCGACAGCAGTGAAACAATCAACCTCTGAGATTATGACAGAGACAATGATGGCAATTCATACAGGAAAGACTGGTCACTAATGTGGATAGACAGATAGTAATAATGATCGCTCGCATGGTTGACTTGGAATTTCAAAATGGGGCGGGCATCGTTTCCCCAATAATATCGGGAGCCCTTGGCTCatgaagagaagaaagaaaaatgacccAGCTACAAAATTGGAAGGACTAACCAatttgaaaaaaggaaaagacttCTCTTGTAATTAATTCAAACCAAAAATTCATGTccagtcagacctctctataacaacatccctatataacaacacttcactataaaagccaagctTTTTCGGAACCAAATTTCacgttatgttataatatatgtcctaTATAACAGCACTTCGTTATACcatccaaaaatattcggaataaacgaggttgttatagagaggtttgactgtaatTTAGTACAGTACATGTTAACGCAAGAAACATGATGAACGATATACATTTTCTACATGCCGAACTTCAGCTATAGAGAGCATAATGAATTGTATTCTAGTATTCTTAGCTGTAATTGTATGTGCATCTGTAGCAAAGTGTTTAGGTAACAATAGGAAAAGTTCAAGGAGTCTTATTATTTTGTTAACCACAGTAGCAAGAACAAATCAACAAAATGAAAGTAAGTTATTTACATGCCAATCCCCAGCTTTAGAATTCAGCGACTAAGGCCATTCTGAGCGGTTAGAAAAGAATTTAGGCCATCAACAAGAGGGAACAGTGAGAACTTCCTTCTATTCCACTGTTATCTCTAAACAAAAATAGGAAATTAAAGTTGCTCTGTATTTTCCTCCTCAAAATTGTTTTGCATTTCACCGTTGAAACATAAAAAGGTGGACTGCCCAGAGCCAGACTGTTTTCTCCGATAAGAAGACAAATACATAACTTTCAAATTAGCCATATACAATGTTCTTTTTTCTTGTTCTAGGAAATGGTGTTAACAAAACTTGGCACCCGTGGCAAAGGAAGACTGTTAGTTATCAAGATATTACCTCATGATCAAGTAACAGGTTTTCTGGCTTTATGTCCCTGTGAATGACATGCTTCTCATGACAATACGCCAGCGCTTGTGTAAGACTTGCGATATACTACACCAGAACAAACCAAAGCATCAAAAGTCAAAGAATAACCTAAAGCAACAAGAAAGAAGTTGAAAACTAACAATAACGTTCTCTGCCGAAATATAACAATGCGTTCAACAATTATATAAATGATCTTCAGATAAATGCTGGAGTGAAAAAAACAGCAAGCACAAGAAAATAATATTACTTAACTGTTCAACATTAACTACAGAGGAAATAACACAAGCAAGGCACCATGAAGAGGAAAACCAGAAGCTGATGAAAATTCAACCCAAAACTGCAAACATCTTTCAAAGAAACTACTACAAGATTTTACTTACATGGCAGAAAATAGATAAGGAAAACACTGAATCTCTATCCTCTTTGTTTGGGTTAGGGGGAGAGAGAATCAGTTCTTATTGACACAATTTATAGCTCACGGCTACACAAAAACTTATGCCTCATTTTCAATCCGTAGCTAGTTGGGACGACAATGTGAATTCTCGGTGTCCATTTTGCTCCATTTGGACCCGTCTTATTCCTATATTCAGTAATCTAGAGTTCTCTAACACTAGaggttataaatatatatacaacaCTAACGCCTCAGTCCCAAACAAGCTGGGATCAGCTCTATGAATTCTCACTGATCACTTTTCTCTATTTAAACTCATCTCATGCCAATATTATGCAAATACAAATGATAAGTATTAAATTCCGTATATTTTCTAAACGTATACATCTCCAAAAAACTAAGGACAAAATACAAAATTGGCCGGTCGACCGAAACTAATTATATTCATTatgaatatatatgtatataatacacatatatacaaaaaaaatatacattttgTCAGCTATTATTTTAGGAGCggctaaaaatatatatttctcaAAAACTAAACCTCTCCTAGAAAGCATAGGACCTACAATAAATGTGCTAATGTCTAGAATATATCCTCATATGTATCGCCTATATAGATCTTTTTAACACATCGTGTCGAATCTTTTGCTAAGCAGAGGTTATGAATATATGTTTATGACAAATTAAATAAAGTACAGAAATAAATTATAAGCCAGCAAATGAAATGTGTGCTTTGTTTCCAATTCGTGTTTTATATATGGTCGGGAGGGGGAGGGAGAAAGTACGGTATGACATACCATGGCGGCTTGTTTCTCAGGCAGGCGACCAGTCTTCCTAAGCTCCCGGTAGAGCTCACCGCCGTGAGCGTACTCCAAAATCAAGAAAATCCGCTCCTCATCGTGGAACCAGCCATATAGCCTCAATACATTTGGGTGCCGAAGACTCGTTTGAATCTCCATTTCCCTCTTCAGTTGGTGGTGCAGCCTGTATTTCTCTATTTGCTCCTTGAATATCACCTTCAATGCCACTATAAACCCAGTCTGCTCCGCCCATGTTCCAcaaaattcaagatcatcaaaaccctcttcttctttttcttataaaTAGTATAATGCACATTTGACAATAAAAGCTGAAATACGAATTAAGTAGTCGAGAAATAATTTCCCAAGGCCTTATTTACTAATATTAGAACTAGAGCAACATTTGATGTACATATATATTTTCATCAAATCAAATAATTCATCCATATTTTGGTCCTTGTGTTTTTTAACTGAGCACATTTAACTCTGAATTAATTAAATTATAGTATGCCGTTGGTCCCTTTATATAGAAAATATGTTATACTTAGATTATTTTTAGAACTATACAACAACTACTACCATTACTACTATGCCTCAGTCCCAAACAAGTCAACATCATTGTATTATGAGGATTCATCATGAATTGGCAAGTTTTGAGCTGGCTGCCAACCTACCACAACCCTCCTCCTAAGCCCGGGTTTGGGATCAACAATATAGGCGAGCTCACACATAGGAGTAGCAATACAAATATAACATAAGACATGGATAATTAGATGATTTAATAGTTAAAAATTCGTTTAAATTTAGTGAAGATTCACAAGCAGAATGATCAAATTTACTCATGTTCATTAATTGATAATTAAATGTGCTTAACCAAATATGACAATGATCAAAATCAGAATTTCTCACTATTTCAGAGTCTAAAAGTGCATATTTCCCTATTATAAAATTAGATACTAGAAATATCTTATGCAATAGTAATATAATGCACATATGTGTAAATTTGAGTATATAGAAAATATGGATTTGAAATTACCTTAACTTCACGAGCAAGGTAAACACGACCGAATTTGCCTTTGCCGAGCGGTTTTCCGATTTCGAAATCGTCGAGCGACCATTGTTTTTGTGGACATTTTGGTGGTTGTTTTGGGGGTTTTGGAGGCTGAATTTGAGTTTTGGTAGCCATTTTTGCAAAGTAATTTGGAGAAGAAGGGATTTGTAATTCAAATGGGTTTATGGAGGGAATAGGGTGTCAAATTTCTAGTATCATTTCGCGAATCGGGTCAGAATCCATTTCCTTTTCGGGCTGAGCTGAgatattatctttttttttccttttcatcgGCTGAGCTGAGTTAtgctatatttatttatttttatttttatttttattttcaacccatttttcttcatttttaagGAAAAAAACACTTTTCTTTTTCGaatcatttttataattttaaaaagtaGTTTTTGAACTAACTCTTGATTTGGAAAAGAAAGATACATTTTAATGGTACCATTCTgcaataaaaattatttaaaaaaagctTTTCTGAAAAGAATAAATAAATGTGAGGttttagaaggaaaaagaaaaatacattagCAAAGGCAAAAATAAGAAGAATTTGTTGTAAGAAaggaaaaaataatttataaaaaattaattaaaatatttatttttgaaTAAGACATTCAGCAATATTTGTTATTAATATAAGATCTAGTTATTTCCTACTCATGTCGAGCAATTCAGGAGTTATCTTGTGACCAGGGGCGGATGCACACCGCTTCGCTGGAAAGCTTTAGTTATTACACATATAAACATTGTGCAAAAGGTATACATATAAATCGTATGACACTGCTGAAGAAAAGATAGTGCCTGGTCTGATGGTCAAGCGCCTCACTTGCAACGTCGAGGTCTGCGGTTTGAATACTTCGTATgtgtttcttttgctttttttttctttttcttttaagcCTCTTTTGTTTGAAAAATAGAACGGTGTCCTCTTCCGTGACACCATAACTGACAATGAAATACTATTTAACTTCTAAAAAGTAATTACTTTAGAATAAGATAAATGAATTTTAAACCATAACTACGAAAAAGTTTTCATCTCTAAGTGACGGGGTTTGGTGGTGTTGCTCTTCTCTACTTCTTATCTCCCAGATTTGTTGTAGTAATTTGTTCACCACTTTAAATTTCGACACCGCTTATAAAAAGTCATGCGTACAACCCTGGCTTGTGACCAAATACATTCTGACTATTGCTTATAAATTTGGACACTTAGAAAGTGAATTTTTCAAGGCATTGAAATCTTTTTAACTAATGATTTGATAGCAACTTGGAGCTCACTTATCAAGAATATAATCCATAGCCGCTATCACAAATGGCAAACAAATTTTGGACTTTTTTGTCTTTTGAATTTGCATTATATGCCTCGATGAAGTTGCAGTTGTTGGTAGCATGTTGCAATAATTGGCCGATAACAACTTTCGATATGTGGGGTGATCGAACCGACTCATCTACAACTCATCTAATTTGAAAACAAGATGCGCTCCTACGTGAGGAAGGGGGAAATGAAAGTAAGAACCATGCGCATGGATGAAAGAGCACGCTTTGAGGGAAGAGGGGAAGAAAGCTATGGGAAAGCCTCTcttatttgtatttttctattcTGTCTTTGGATAGTATACCAATTATAGTCCTTGGGCCTTCGTTCATTTTGTTTAAGAAGGCTGCGACATATACCGCATCTTTACTTCAGTAGGAATATATAGATGATTAGGTATATTAAGTTATTAACATACGAAATaggaattaattttttttggaGAATTTGATATAATGGGGGCTACGTCTAATCAAGTGTAAAATTTCATCGTGGTGgtaaataattaaatcttttaatttcttctaatAAGATAAGTGGAGTATCCACATGTCAATTAACGAAATAAATGGGTGAGAGAGAAAAAAACATTAAATAGGAGTATAACATATTAATCAGGAAGAACAGTAAAATATAGTGCTGTAGATATTTTTTAAGTTCCTTTTTTGGTCATAgagattgaataaataaagatataaattaaaaaagaaaagaatatacTTTATGGAAATGAAACTaattaaactttcaaaaaaaaaaaactaacagaatAATAAGCTGGAGATAAAGGAAAAAAATCACATTTTATTGCTCAAAAACTAATTCACAAGCTAACAATTTCTCTTAATATTAATTCAAGAACACTAATAACACTaaactaaaaacaaaaatctAATTCTAAGCTAATCATTTTAtttctaaaaatgaaaataataaagttCAGTAATCATCGGTGAAAACTAACTTGAACCGGAAATGAAAGCTTTCCATTTCCAATAACAAAATTATGTCCACCAGCAGCCAAAAGATTATAAGCTCTATAATTCACAATTCCCAAATTTTTGCAAGCATTTAACACAAAATCAACCTTCTTTTTCTCTCCAATTTTCACAAAAACCTTCTTAAAACCAATCAATTGTTTAAGTGGAGCTTCAGCAATATCTTCAGGTGGAATCCAATAAATCATTAAAACATCACTTCCATCTTTTTTCCCAATATTCTCTACTTCAATCGAGAAGTCGAAATTCAGATCGTCCCCACATTCCAAGTCATCGATTGACACTGCACGACATGGTGGCACGTGAGTGCCAGCAGTGTAGTTCAGATCGCGACAGTGCTGGAATTTGTTGAGTTTTACTTGGATCTTTTGTCGTGCTGATAATAAGTTGTAGGTGAAATTCGTGTAGCTAAGACCATATCCAAATGGATAAACAGTTGATCCATTGAAAAATTTGTAAGTTCTACCAGGGTATCCTAAGTTGTCAATTGGCCTTAATGGCATTGAAGTCATTGGTAACATATCCACATAACTATTTTCATGCCATGTTAATGGTAGTTTTCCTCCTGTAAAAAACATAAATAATAAAGGGGTAAATATTATTATTCAATTCATCAACTCttgaatataaaaaaaaaatcgaaaaaaaagaaaagaaaaggcttagcttgttgtgtttttcttgaaaataagaagcataaaactgaaaa comes from the Nicotiana sylvestris chromosome 4, ASM39365v2, whole genome shotgun sequence genome and includes:
- the LOC104248008 gene encoding serine/threonine-protein kinase Aurora-3-like — encoded protein: MATKTQIQPPKPPKQPPKCPQKQWSLDDFEIGKPLGKGKFGRVYLAREVKTGFIVALKVIFKEQIEKYRLHHQLKREMEIQTSLRHPNVLRLYGWFHDEERIFLILEYAHGGELYRELRKTGRLPEKQAAMYIASLTQALAYCHEKHVIHRDIKPENLLLDHEGRLKIADFGWSVQSKSKRHTMCGTLDYLAPEMVEKKAHDYAVDNWTLGVLCYEFLYGGPPFEAERQNDTFRRIVKVDLSFPPTPEVSADAKNLISQLLVKDSSKRLSLRKIMEHPWIIKNVTG